GTGGCTCAGCCAGTCCCAGAGCACCAGGTCCGGCTGCCACCAGCGGCAGTACTCCACCAGTTCCTCGACCATCGCGTCGTTCATGGCCGCCTGGGTCCGCTGCGTCATCTGGTATCCCCACCGCAGGCGCTCCCAGGTGAGCTCCTCCTCGCGGTTCTCCGACAGGTCGGTCAGGAGGTCGCCCCGTTCCGCGAGTTCCTGGACCTTCGCCATCACTTCCGGAACCAGCAGCGCATCGAGTTTCTCCACGACCGGCTCGTCGGAGCCGACGGGTACCGCCGGCAGGCCCGAGGCGGTGACGGCGTCCGTCAGCTCCGGGCCGCTCACGACGCGGACCTCGTGCCCCGCCGACTGCAGCGCCCAGGCCAGCGGCACAAGGGCCTGGAAGTGGGACCGCCAAGGAATACAGGTGAACAGGATTCTCAAGCCGATCAGCCCCTTCATGAACTCCGCACCCACCTGGACACCGGAGACCCTCACCCGGCCACCTTGGGCCGATCTTGGCCCTCTCTTGGTGTCCCGGATCCGGGTGGCACACCCGAAGTCCCCTGCGCAGGCCCCGCCCGACTCCCGGTGCCCATCGCACTCCTCATCGGGTCAGCCCTTCCAAGACGCGCATTAGACCGGCTTTGGACGGTCCCCCGAAGATGCGGGAAACCGATCACGGGGGGCGCGGAGCGAATGAAAGGCATCATTCTCGCGGGCGGCAACGGCACTCGTCTGCAGCCCCTCACGTTCACGGCTTCCAAACAGCTCGCCCCGATCTACGACAAGCCGATGATCTACTATCCGCTCTCCGTGCTCATGCTGGCGGGCATCCGGGACATCCTCATCATCACGCGTCCGACCGACCTCCCCGCATTCCAAGCGCTTCTGGGCGACGGCCGGCGTCTGGGGCTGTCCATCGACTACGCCACGCAGGACAAGCCGCGCGGCATCGCCGACGCCTTCCTCGTGGGCGAGGACCATATTCGCGGCGAACAGTGCGCGCTGATCCTCGGGGACAATCTCTTCCACGGCGCCAACCTGCCCACTCTGCTGCGGCGCACCGCGCTCAAGATGGGTGGCTGCGTGCTGTTCGGCCATGAGGTGGCCGACCCGGAGCGGTTCGGTGTCGCCGAGATCGATTCGCGGGGCGAACTCGTCTCCATCGAGGAGAAGCCTCGCCGGCCGCGCTCGAACCTCGCCATCCCGGGGATCTACTTCTTCGACGCCCAGGTCACGGACATCGCCAGAGACCTGGAGCCGTCGGCCCGGGGCGAGCTGGAAATCACGGACCTGCTGCGCGTCTATCTGACGATGGGCACCGCCGAGCTGGTGTGGCTGGGCCGGGGCGTGACCTGGCTGGACACCGGCACCCATGAGTCCCTGCTCGAAGCAGGCACATTCGTGAGGGACACACAGCGTCGGCAGGGCACCCGGCTGGGCTGCATCGAGGAGATCGCCATGCACATGGGGTACATCGACCCGGACGACTGCCAAGCCCTGGGGGCGAGCATGGGCAACTCGCCCTACGGCGAATACGTCATGGAGCGGGCCCGCCTCGCCCGTGCGGGCATGCTGCCCCCGCTTCCTTCGGAGGAGCTGTGAATCTGCTGGTCACCGGCGCTGCCGGATTCATTGGCTCCGCTTATGTGCGGATGCTGCTCGCGGCCGACGCGACGCAGGGCTCCGGCGTGTCCCGGGTCACGGTGCTGGACAGCCTGACCTACGCCGGCAGCCTGGACAACCTCGATCTCGGCGATCCCCGGCTGACGTTCGTCCGGGGCGACATCTGCGATGCCCGCCTCGTCGACAAGCTGATGGAACAGGCCGACCAAGTGGTGCACTTCGCCGCCGAGTCCCACGTGGACCGCTCGATCGCCTCCGCCGACGCCTTCGTCCGAACCAATGTCACGGGCACCCAGACCCTGCTGGACGCCGCGCTGCGACACGACGTCGACCGCTTCGTGCACGTGTCCACGGACGAGGTCTACGGCTCGGTGGAGAGCGGCTCGCGCACCGAGCAGGACCCCCTCGACCCCAATTCGCCCTACGCCGCTTCCAAGGCGGCCTCGGATCTTCTGGCCCTGTCGTACCACCGCACCCACGGCCTGGACGTGCGGGTCACCCGGTGCAGCAACAACTACGGGCCGCGGCAGTTCCCCGAGAAGATCATCCCGCTGTTCCTCACGAGCCTGCTCGACGGTGGCGACGTCCCGCTCTACGGCGACGGACTGAACCGGCGCGACTGGCTGCACGTCGACGATCACTGCGCGGCTGTCGAGCTGGTCCGCACCGGCGGCGCTCCGGGCCGTGTCTACAACATCAGCGGCGGCATCGAACTGAGCAACCGTGAACTGACCGGCCTGCTGCTCGCGGCCTGCGGCGCGGACTGGGCACGGGTGCTCCATGTTCCGGACCGCAAGGGCCACGACAGGCGCTACTCGATCGACTGCACCAGGATCCGGACCGAGCTGGGCTACAGCCCGCGCCGCGACTTCACCTCCGGGCTGGCCGAGACCTTCGCCTGGTACCGCGACAACCGGGACTGGTGGGAACCGCTCAAGCGCCGGCAGACCACGTGAGAACGCGGGCCGGGAAGGCCGGGGCGGCGGTCGCAGGCCCCCTCGGCGGCCTACCCGCGTAGATGTCCACGACGACCACCGGCCCCGTGCCGGCTCCGGTGCGGCGTCCGTTCCTGTGCGGATGGAGACGATCCACTCGATCCCGGAACGTGAAGCCGCACCGGCGTCTACCCCGCCAAGATCTCTTCGGCCGCGCTGTCGAGCGTGACGAGCACCCACTCCTCGAGATCGATCCCCGCGTGCGATGCGGCACTGTGCCACCGCCGCATGTGGCCGACCGGAACGGCGAGCCGCTCGGTCGGTTCGGCGTCCTGGCCCTCGCCCGCGATCTCGTTCTCCTGCGCAAGACGCACGGCCTTGCGCAGCTGCTTGGTGCTCCACTCGTGCGCCTCGCACTGGTCGAGCCAGTGCTCCTGCTCCGCTATCGACAGCGAGGCCACCTCGGCATGGTGCTGAAAGCTGAGCGAGGCCCGTCGCCGGTCTATGGCGAAACGCCGGGCCACCCAAGCATAGTTACGCAGCGTCTGATACCGGAGACCGACAGTACGAATTCCCCGCTCGTAGCGATCGCTGTAGTGGTCCTTGCCGTATATGAGCCAGTCACCGAGCCACCAGGAAGAGGAATTTATGATTCCAGAAAGCCTTCTTCCGGTGTTCTCCCAGTTCTCGAAGGTCAGTCCGGCGGGGATCTGAAGGCCGACATTCGTCGTCAGCACCTGGCTGCGATGCGGACTGTCAACAGGCCCCCGCTGCTGCCCCACGACTGCCTCGACATCACTCTGGCGACGTAACGAGGTTCGTGGATCGGATCGTGATATAGCCATTTTCTTCCCCCTACCGAACGTTTACAGGCACGTGCGAGTCAGGTGAATCCCAAGCCGCGCTGGAACCAGCGACTCGAATGCATTCCAGCCTGGAGCGACCCCTTTATGACCTGGACAAGTAGAGCCCATGGGTTGTGTACCGGGCAAGGGCCCGTCTGACTTCGCCAGGCGGGGCGCCCCGGCATGATCGACTGGCCCGGACGGGCGCAACAGGAGCCCCACCCGCACGACCGGTACCACCCTGGACCGCCCTGGCCAGGGCGGAGACGCCGATCTCGGTGACTAGCTGACATTGCGTCAGCTGGCCGGATTTCGTGGCCACGGGCGCGACGGGCAGCAGGTGCGTCGGCGCGGCACGGCCGGTTGCCGGGAGCCATCGAATTTCCGCCACGGTGAGCGGTGCCAGGGCGCCGGAACCGTCTCCGCCGCCCTTCGGCCGCACTCGTTCTTCGCGGCCCGGAATGCCTCCTCGACCGCCCGGCGCATCCCGGCGATCCGCACCGGTCCGGCGACAGGAGTGCCGGCCGGCGCGCGGGCGGGGCAGCAGGCGAGCCGGCAGTCCCCCCTGTAAGCTCGCTCACCGGATTGGCGCCTGATCCTCGCGGCAGATGCGACTTCGGCACGCGCCTCCTCGCAGGCGGGCGGCGCCTTTCTGCTGCCGGGCCACCGGACCGTCCAGTTCCGCTGAATTCCCAGGGCCGGCGGACGCCCGTCTCGGGGAGCCTCGGTATCTCCCGTGCGGTCTCGCTGCCGCCCTTCCCCATGTACCGGGCTCTTCCTGTGACTGTCCAGTCGACAGGACAAGGCCGCGTCCTCGCAGTGGTGCAAAAGCTCGACGTGTCGGGTCTCGCCGAAGGTCCGCTCGATGACGTCCGGATGCCGGATCCGCTGGTGGCGCCCGAAGGGCAACGCCTCATGTCCGACCGGTACAGATCAGGGAACTGATGCCGTAAAGGAACGATGTCGCGGGCCGGTGAGCACTTCTCATCCACCCCATGGCGCGTGAAAATCGCGTCCGGAGGGCCGCCGATCGCATGCGGCACATGGGTGATCCGCTCCGAGCCGATCCTGCGTAAGCTGCTTCACGAGCAGGCACCAGCCGGCCGACTGCCCACGTCGCGAAGGAACGCACGCGGCCTCGGGGCCGGTCCCGTATGCCGGGTGCCGGACCTGTCACCGTCCGCAGGCTGCTGGACGATCAGCTCATTCCCCTGATCGGCGCGCTGGAGACGGCCCTGTGGCGCCTGAAGATCAAGAGCGGCTCGATCGGGTGACGATGAGAACTGCGCACCGGCCCGAATCCACCGACCGGAGAAGGAGCATGGAGTGACGAACACGCGCAGCCGAGGCGCCGCCGCCCGCGGCGGTTGGATACGCCAGTACCACACCCCGAGGGGCGATACCCCCACCCTCGTCTGCTTCCCGCACGCCGGGGGTTCCGCATCGGCGTACTTCGCCCTGTCAGCCGCCCTTTCCCAGGGAGCCGAGGTGCTGATCGTGCAGTACCCCGGAAGGCAGGACCGTCTGGACGAGCCCGCTCTGAAGGATCTGGGAGAGCTGGCGGACGGGGTTGTCGCGGCTCTGGCGCCCTGGACGGACCGCCCATTGGCGCTGTTCGGGCACAGCATGGGGTCCGTCGTGGCCTACGAGGTCGCACGACGGCTGGAGCGGGGACCGGGACCCGGTCCGGTCGGGCTCATCGTCTCGGGCAACACGGCACCGTCGGTCGAGCGGGACCAGGGCGTCCACCTGCTGGACGACGAGAAGCTCGCGGCATGGATGTCGGAGATCGCGGGCACGCCGCCGGCCGTGCTGGCGGACAAGGAGCTCCTGGCCACTCTTGTCCCCGCCTTGCGTGGCGACTTCACGGCGCTGGAGACGTACCGCGCCCCGGAGGGCGGCTCGGTCGAGTGCCCCATCAGCGGCTACGTGGGCGACCACGATCCGCATGTGCCGCGCGACGGCTTCCTCCAATGGGCGGAGCACACGACGGCGGAATTCACCGTCCAGGTCTTCGAGGGCGGCCATTTCTACATCGAAGACCAGGTGCAGGACGTGGTCTGGAGCATTCTGCGGGACCTGTCCGCCTTCGTCTCGCGGCGCCCGGCGCGAGGCTCCCTCGCCTGAGCGGGCCATACGGCCTGCCTGCGCGCGACGCGACCGGGCCACAAGCGATCTGACGGTCCATCAGTCGACTGCCGCCACCTCCCTGCGCCCGGCCCCCTGCTGCGCAGCCGATCCATCCGCGGCCCGCGCCGGGCACCCCCGCCTCCGCGATGCCGCCATACCCGTCGCACCCGGAGGTATCCGATGACCGGCTCAGACACACCGGACCGGCCCGTCCCGCAGGCGTCGGCCGTCTTCGGCGAACCCGTCACCAGCGGCGGGGTCACCGTCATTCCGGTTGCCGGATCGGCTTCGCCGGGGGCACGGGCCCCGAGGCCGCAGCCGTCGGAGCCGGCGCCGGCGAAGGAGGGGGGCGGAGCCGGCGCCCGTCCCCGCGGCCACATCGAGATCAAGGACGGCACCGCCACCTACAGGCCCTTCCGGGCCCCCTGGGTGAAGGCCGCCGTTCCGCTCGCCGCCCTCCTGGCCGGAGCCGTCGCCCCCCTGCTCGTTCGCCGCCTCGCCAGGCGCCGTCCTCGCTGAGCGACCGCAACGGCGACGGCGACGGCGACGGCGACGGCGAACCGGAGATCGACTCTCACGCACCGCCCTCCGGCACGCGCGCCGGCCGCCGGATGCCCGGAGAGTTTCGGCCAATCAAGACATATCTCGATGGTTGACACGCGTTATATCGCGTGCCACAGTCCGAGGACAGGGTTCGGCCGCAGGTACCCCTGTCCGGCCTGTGCTGCCGAATGCCCACACATGTCCGCGACCCTTTGACCACAGGAGCGCTCTATGCCAGAAGCCATCCATGCCGAGGGCCTGGTGAAACACTTCGGCGACGTACGGGCGGTGGACGGTGTCGACCTGAGCGTCGCCCAGGGAACCGTGCTCGGCCTGCTCGGCCCCAACGGCGCGGGCAAAAGCACCATCGTGCGGATGCTGACCACCCTGCTGATGCCCGACGCCGGCTATGCGACCGTCCTCGGAGCGGATGTCGTCAAAGACCCGGACACGGTGCGCCGCTCGCTCGGCATGGCGGGGCAGTTCGCCGCGGTTGACGAGTTCCTCACAGGGCGCGAGAATCTGCAACTGATCGGCCAGCTCTACCAGTTGAGGAAGCGCGACGCGATAGCCCGCGCCGAGGAACTGTTGACGCTTTTCGACCTCACCGACGCCTCCGGCCGAACGGCCAAGACCTACTCCGGCGGCATGCGGCGCCGTCTCGACCTCGCGGCGGCCATGCTCATGAAGCCGGCGGTGCTGGTCCTCGACGAGCCGACCTCGGGCCTGGACCCCACCAGCCGGCGGGTGCTGTGGGACGTCATCCGCGCGATGGTCGCCGAAGGCACCACACTC
The sequence above is a segment of the Streptomyces sp. NBC_01255 genome. Coding sequences within it:
- the rfbA gene encoding glucose-1-phosphate thymidylyltransferase RfbA, which gives rise to MKGIILAGGNGTRLQPLTFTASKQLAPIYDKPMIYYPLSVLMLAGIRDILIITRPTDLPAFQALLGDGRRLGLSIDYATQDKPRGIADAFLVGEDHIRGEQCALILGDNLFHGANLPTLLRRTALKMGGCVLFGHEVADPERFGVAEIDSRGELVSIEEKPRRPRSNLAIPGIYFFDAQVTDIARDLEPSARGELEITDLLRVYLTMGTAELVWLGRGVTWLDTGTHESLLEAGTFVRDTQRRQGTRLGCIEEIAMHMGYIDPDDCQALGASMGNSPYGEYVMERARLARAGMLPPLPSEEL
- the rfbB gene encoding dTDP-glucose 4,6-dehydratase, whose product is MNLLVTGAAGFIGSAYVRMLLAADATQGSGVSRVTVLDSLTYAGSLDNLDLGDPRLTFVRGDICDARLVDKLMEQADQVVHFAAESHVDRSIASADAFVRTNVTGTQTLLDAALRHDVDRFVHVSTDEVYGSVESGSRTEQDPLDPNSPYAASKAASDLLALSYHRTHGLDVRVTRCSNNYGPRQFPEKIIPLFLTSLLDGGDVPLYGDGLNRRDWLHVDDHCAAVELVRTGGAPGRVYNISGGIELSNRELTGLLLAACGADWARVLHVPDRKGHDRRYSIDCTRIRTELGYSPRRDFTSGLAETFAWYRDNRDWWEPLKRRQTT
- a CDS encoding LmbU family transcriptional regulator, coding for MLTTNVGLQIPAGLTFENWENTGRRLSGIINSSSWWLGDWLIYGKDHYSDRYERGIRTVGLRYQTLRNYAWVARRFAIDRRRASLSFQHHAEVASLSIAEQEHWLDQCEAHEWSTKQLRKAVRLAQENEIAGEGQDAEPTERLAVPVGHMRRWHSAASHAGIDLEEWVLVTLDSAAEEILAG
- a CDS encoding thioesterase II family protein — protein: MTNTRSRGAAARGGWIRQYHTPRGDTPTLVCFPHAGGSASAYFALSAALSQGAEVLIVQYPGRQDRLDEPALKDLGELADGVVAALAPWTDRPLALFGHSMGSVVAYEVARRLERGPGPGPVGLIVSGNTAPSVERDQGVHLLDDEKLAAWMSEIAGTPPAVLADKELLATLVPALRGDFTALETYRAPEGGSVECPISGYVGDHDPHVPRDGFLQWAEHTTAEFTVQVFEGGHFYIEDQVQDVVWSILRDLSAFVSRRPARGSLA
- a CDS encoding sporulation protein, whose amino-acid sequence is MTGSDTPDRPVPQASAVFGEPVTSGGVTVIPVAGSASPGARAPRPQPSEPAPAKEGGGAGARPRGHIEIKDGTATYRPFRAPWVKAAVPLAALLAGAVAPLLVRRLARRRPR
- a CDS encoding ATP-binding cassette domain-containing protein, with amino-acid sequence MPEAIHAEGLVKHFGDVRAVDGVDLSVAQGTVLGLLGPNGAGKSTIVRMLTTLLMPDAGYATVLGADVVKDPDTVRRSLGMAGQFAAVDEFLTGRENLQLIGQLYQLRKRDAIARAEELLTLFDLTDASGRTAKTYSGGMRRRLDLAAAMLMKPAVLVLDEPTSGLDPTSRRVLWDVIRAMVAEGTTLLLTTQYLEEADQLADSICVIDHGGVIAYGTGDELKARVGKDRVEMVLSEGEDLTGAGLVMASEGRGEVSIEEHTRKLIVPVSDGSRSLGGIIRRLDELGIPFDDIALRRPTLDDVFLSLTGHATETGQDSEDPRVKETTE